The following coding sequences are from one Lolium rigidum isolate FL_2022 chromosome 6, APGP_CSIRO_Lrig_0.1, whole genome shotgun sequence window:
- the LOC124659784 gene encoding photosystem I reaction center subunit XI, chloroplastic — MATAYAPPMASQLLKSSSSLVSSSKPRGLSGASLTTRRPRFVVKAIKADKPNYQVVQPINGDPFIGSLETPVTSSPLVAWYLSNLPAYRTAVSPLLRGIEVGLAHGYLLVGPFALTGPLRNTPVHGQAGALGAVGLVTILSVVLTMYGVASFDEGAPSTAPSLTLTGRKKEADKLQTAEGWAQFTGGFFFGGVSGAIWAYFLLYVLDLPYFFK, encoded by the exons ATGGCGACCGCGTATGCTCCTCCCATGGCGAGCCAGCTGCTGAAGAGCAGCAGCAGCTTGGTCTCCTCCTCCAAGCCGAGGGGTCTGTCCGGTGCTTCGCTCACCACCAGGAGGCCCCGCTTCGTCGTCAAGGCGATCAAGGCTGACAAG CCAAACTACCAGGTGGTGCAGCCCATCAACGGCGACCCCTTCATCGGCAGCCTGGAGACGCCGGTCACCTCCAGCCCGCTCGTCGCCTGGTACCTCTCCAACCTCCCCGCCTACCGCACCGCCGTCAGCCCGCTGCTCCGCGGCATCGAGGTCGGCCTCGCCCACGGCTACCTCCTCGTCGGCCCCTTCGCGCTCACCGGCCCGCTCCGCAACACGCCCGTGCACGGCCAGGCCGGCGCGCTCGGCGCCGTGGGGCTCGTCACCATCCTCAGCGTCGTCCTCACCATGTACGGCGTCGCCTCCTTCGACGAGGGCGCGCCCTCCACCGCCCCCTCGCTCACCCTCACGGGCCGCAAGAAGGAGGCCGACAAGCTGCAGACCGCCGAGGGGTGGGCGCAGTTCACCGGCGGGTTCTTCttcggcggcgtctccggcgccATCTGGGCCTACTTCCTCCTCTACGTCCTCGACCTCCCATACTTCTTCAAGTAG